The following DNA comes from Ornithobacterium rhinotracheale DSM 15997.
GATTTTTTTATAGAAAGCCGATAGGCTTTTGAGTGGGCTCGTCTCAAGTATCGGTAAAATCTAACGGCAAAAATCCCTGTAAATGCGACAATATCAAGAGGTTAATAATTATTATTTGTGTGAAAAGGTTCAGCTTAGACCTACTAGCCTATTGCATTATAGTTATGTGATGGACTTACGAAATTACGAAGTAGGCTATGCTCCTACTTTACGCCAAAATCTAAACAAGGAAAAAACAGAATTAGATGAGTTAAACGCACTAGATGATATTTCAGAGTTTGGTTCAATTGTTAAATATGCTGAAAAGTGTGTTGAGTTGTATAAGGAGAAACAACAAGAAGTGTATAATGAGAAAGGGCATGTTTTAAAGGATTTAGGAACGCTCTCGGATACTCAAGTAAGGAATATAAAGAAGTATGCTATTTTATTTGCTGACGCAACGAAATCAAACAAGGACAAATATTTATCTTTTGTAACCTTGACCTTGCCCAGTGCCCAAAAGCACCATGATAGAGTGTTGCGTAAAATACTTGCTAAGTATCTTGACCATTTAAAAAAGGTCTATGGTTTAAAAAATTATCTCTGGAAAGCGGAGACGCAGAAGAATGGAAATATTCATTTTCATGTTTTGATTGATACGCAAATCCCTCGTGAGGATATTCAGCGCATATGGAACCAGTATATAAATAAATATGGTTATGTTGATAGATATTCTGAAAAGATGAACCGCTTAACGGCTAAAGAATATATGGCTAAGTATTCAAAAAATTATAAATCAGAAAAAGACTGCATACTAGCTTACCAGCGTAATAAAAAAATGGGTTGGAGCAATCCCCCAAGTACTAAAATTGAAACGCCAAAGAGTAAACGAAATATAGTTGCGTATGTGGTGAAATATCTATTAAAGCAAGAAGAAAATAAACGCCCAGTAATTGGTGCGGTGTGGGGCGCATCAAATAAGGTAAAAAAACTCAATTATTTAAATTTTGAAGTTAGCAGTTATTTAGAGGAGTTAAACCACTTGCGGGGAAAATTGGAGTATGTGCCTACTGCTATTCAATTTGTAGAGTTGTATAAAGGTAAAGTATATCAGATGATCCGCAAGGGATATAAAAAATTGAACGAGCATTTAAAAATTTATAATAAAGCCATAAGACAGTTATTAGATACCGATTTGAGTATAAATTTAGACCAGTTAATCCAATTAATTTATGAAAAACAATACACAGAACTTGCAAATAATTAGTGCTAAGGAGCTAGCTAATTATTTAGGCGTAAGCTATTCCACTGCACGCATGATAAAAAAAGATATTTTAAGCCACTATAAAAAGAAATATCTAACGCTAAAGACTCGTAAAAAAATATTTTGATGATTAGTGTCAAAAATTGGTATAAATCGCTTAAAAGTGGTAAAAATCGCTAGATTTTAAAAAGTGCTTTTGCATGCTTAATATCTTTGTTTCAGAAATTTAAAATAAGATATAAAAATGAGAGTAACATTAGCAAAAGCAACCGAGGTGCTGGAAGTTAAGGAAAGTGCAGCGGGTTTGATTTTAAAAGGTAATTCAAGTACCGATTTCGGACAGGTGCAAATTGAGTCTTACCTAGTAGATGAAACCTTTACTAAAAAGGTTTTGGTGCCAAAGATGAGCGTTAAGCTATTTACAGAATTGTTGGGCGTTCATTTTGTTAAATTGCAAACAACAATTGGTAGCGACAAAGTAGCGGTAATTCCTTTTTCTAAATCTGGAAGTTTGCCATTAGGTGACAAAACTTACATTGAGTTCCATGTATCGGGTGGACAAGCACAGAATGTAACTGCAGAAACATTTGAGGCTATTGGAAGTGCAGAGCCTATTTATGTGCAACAAGTGAAGCTTGACCAAAATATATCTGTAAAGGATGTTGATGTATTAGCATTTGATTATTTGGTAGCTGAAAAGACACCAAATGAATTGCAAGTTATCAATGCACAGGGCAAAACAAGGATTTCGCAACTACAACTTGATTATGCAAAAAATGCAAGGATTGATGAGTTATCGAAATTACCTGCATTGGATTTAACAGGCTTATACACCTTAGCAGTGTATAAAAATGTAGGAGAATAATTTACATTCTATTTGTTAGACGCAAAATAATATTGAAATGA
Coding sequences within:
- a CDS encoding rolling circle replication-associated protein, whose protein sequence is MRQYQEVNNYYLCEKVQLRPTSLLHYSYVMDLRNYEVGYAPTLRQNLNKEKTELDELNALDDISEFGSIVKYAEKCVELYKEKQQEVYNEKGHVLKDLGTLSDTQVRNIKKYAILFADATKSNKDKYLSFVTLTLPSAQKHHDRVLRKILAKYLDHLKKVYGLKNYLWKAETQKNGNIHFHVLIDTQIPREDIQRIWNQYINKYGYVDRYSEKMNRLTAKEYMAKYSKNYKSEKDCILAYQRNKKMGWSNPPSTKIETPKSKRNIVAYVVKYLLKQEENKRPVIGAVWGASNKVKKLNYLNFEVSSYLEELNHLRGKLEYVPTAIQFVELYKGKVYQMIRKGYKKLNEHLKIYNKAIRQLLDTDLSINLDQLIQLIYEKQYTELANN